A segment of the Xenopus tropicalis strain Nigerian chromosome 6, UCB_Xtro_10.0, whole genome shotgun sequence genome:
aggctgcaggctgagttatacagggaactctgagtatcactcatgtattataagggataatgtaccccctactgtaaatgataaggatattagcagtcactgaggggtcctgtgccccccatataaaggcacaaggctgcaggctgagttatacagggaactctgagtatcactcatgtattataagggataatgtaccccctactgtaaatgataaggatattagcagtcactgaggggttctgtgcccatataaaggcacaaggctgcaggctgagttatacagggaactctgagtatcactcatgtattataagggataatgtaccccctactgtaaatgataaggatattagcagtcactgaggggttctgtgcccatataaaggcacaaggctgcaggctgagttatacagggaactctgagtatcactcatgtattataagggataatgtaccccctactgtaaatgataaggatattagcagtcactgaggggttctgtgccccccatataaaggcacaaggctgcaggctgagttatacagggaactctgagtatcactcatgtattataagggataatgtaccccctactgtaaatgataaggatattagcagtcactgaggggttctgtgccccccatataaaggcacaaggctgcaggctgagttatacagggaactctgagtatcactcatgtattataagggataatgtaccccctactgtaaatgataaggatattagcagtcactgaggggttctgtgccccccatataaaggcacaaggctgcaggctgagttatacagggaactctgagtatcactcatgtattataagggataatgtaccccctactgtaaatgataaggatattagcagtcactgaggggttctgtgccccccatataaaggcacaaggctgcaggctgagttatacagggaactctgagtatcactcatgtattataagggataatgtaccccctactgtaaatgataaggatattagcagtcactgaggggttctgtgccccccatataaaggcacaaggctgcaggctgagttttcATAGAATAATAACAAACACTGTTTGTAAAAATAtggtaagaaaaaatggaaaCCCCTAAACTAATTGACAGTGCAAGTAAAGCCCCCAAAAGCTTAAAAGGAACTAGCAAGCCCCCCTAAAATAACAGAGGGTAACAATAGCTACAATATTCCCTCCTATTTACCTTTCTTTCTGGAATCAAAACCACTAGCCCAAAGGTTTTATGTAGAAAGTATAAGGTTCCTATTTGTGCAGGGAAGCGCCCATTGAGAAGGCAGGGGCGGAACTACAGAGTAAGCTGTAGGGGGGCCCAGGTGTGTGAGGGGCCCAATACGGCCCTAATTAGGGGGCAATTCCAATATATATCCTGGTAgtataggtcaacttaccaatgttttggggccctaaatggAATTTGCTGCGGGCACattaacatctagttacgccactgtgagAATGGAAAACATACACAGTCCCCTCGCCGAAATTGTATTTCATGAGTTTGGATGCAATTAGACAcacaggggcaaatttattaaaattcaaatttgtacaGTTAGACTTTTTTTAGTGCGaataaactcaaatgttttcttatttattgaaCAATTTGAACGAATCAAATAAAACCATGTTTTGAATTCGTATTCTACTCACCATTTACTCTCCCATCCattttgcctaggataactcccatAGACTTGTACAGGAACTTGtgagcttttagatgccgaagtttcACTTCAAGTTTTTGAAATTCGAATTTCTGAGTTctatcacaaaaaaatgtttaaattgtggaaaaaaaattgaacttgaacactgataaatgagccctttactGTGCGACAAACGGACCTACACCGTTTGGGTATTAATATTTACTTGTGTAACTCATCGATATATTTTTGTCTACCACCATCATTCCTATGACAGATCGGGGAGCAAACGGGCAGCCGGACCTTCCCACTACAAAGAACCACAACTTGGACGATCAGGTACCATATTGCCAGAAACTGTTGGAGAAAGTGTTTGGAGTTGATGTTATAAAGGAGGTGCTGGCAGTCAACGCAGCTGCTACTCCAATGCCAGAAGTCAAAAACTTTGATCCACAAATTGGTGTAAAGAAACTTCCAAGTCTGAAAGCAGCCAAAACAGAAGAAGGAAACACACTGGAGTCCAACGGGGAGGCAAACTCAGTCAGTGAGGAAAATAATGTGTCGCTGAGCACAGAGCCTACAGTCAAGGGGAAGGAAGATCCGGAGTGGGGCTTTCTTGATAGGAAAAAGCCAAAGAATTACGAACAAATGGACATTAATAAGCTCTTGATGCCCAACAGTCATAAACACAAACATCCCCCAAAAGTGACCACAAAACCCACCCAAAACAAATTTCCAAATACTACAACAGCTTCTGCTACCACTACCAGTGCTACTTCCCCCGCACTTCCACCAGTAGAAGAAAGTACAGTAGAAGAAAGTCCTACATTCACCGAGGCATTACAGAACCAAGAAACCCCTGAACCGATTGAGGTTAATACGCCAAGCCCAGGGGAAGGATCCGTGAACCAGCAAGCGCAAAATGCCAGAGGCGTTGCGGAAACTTGTCAGCCATTACAGGAAGAGTCTCTCTGTTTCAACGACGAACTTCTGCATAAAATTGAAGAGAAGATCAAGGATATTGTTAATCAAGCGCTGAGTGAAATTATGAGTGAAGTGTATGCCTCCGGCCAACGTAGGTGTCCAACCTAATAGCAACCATTGGCCTGAGTGGAAGAGATACAGtacctacatagtaacatagtaacatagtaagttgggttgaaaaaaagacatacgtccatcacgttcaaccataatgcctatatataacctgcttgactgctagctgatccagatcCAACTACGCAATGTACAGTAATTGTAAGCAAGGCGGCCATAGATGGAGTAATTACAATCCAAAAGGGTCAACATGTAGAATAGTGAGGAAACCATAAGTCTTTCATAGAATCCAAATGATTTCAATAAGTGGAACTCAATAAACAGTAGTAAAGTTTTATCCAAATATCTGTGTGCTTGGTGTCTAGATCAACTGAATCTCATAATAATCAATGTTATATTCCGTCCTACTTTTCCCTCTATATTCCCTATATTTTCTCAAGATTCTCTGTGTTCTTTCCCAGGATGCAGTGGGTCAGTACTTTGCTACACCCAGCACCCAGCACAGCCAGCAAGCATTCCAAGCCATTCCTAATGTGATGATAGTACTGAGGGTACCAATGGGGTTTTGGTACTACCCATAGTGCAGAACCCTTAAACTACTAACAGGCATGGACCTATACTAACCAAGCTGAGACCGTAAACCCTAATTACATATTAGAATCAGCTTTTTCCTAATCCACCGAATCCATTAGTACCTTACCAGAGAAAAAAAGTAGTGGACTGTCTAAAACTAAGCTAAGCTCCCCAAGTACTTGTGGGTATATGGGTACCAAGTGGTGGGTCTTGAGCTAAATCTTCTGAAATATTGCAATGTAAGTACTGTAAACCTGTCTCCTCTATTGTAATATACTATTCTCCCCTGTAACCAACATTTTGCTGTGCACCCACAATCTAAACCAGAATCGTCAGACTGAAGTTTATGGGATTGGTCTTTGCAAGTGAAGCAATCAGTTTCTCATTTTTAACAATTCATATTTACTTTCATATATCTAGAAGTATCTGTGCTTAGTGTTTTTACTATTCTTTTCTAAAGGAACAAAGATGCTCttgtattattttaaaggggaaggaaaggtacaaactcagtcactttatcagccataagcactcacagctgcactgagtcctctatcaaaagatttgttgtctctgttttcttgtgccagagacacgcagctctctcccctcccctgctcccccctccctcaaaaattctaagaactcactcccccccccttaggaatgtggatctgagccaatcagcaggaagctgactcataggggcacatttactaatccacgaacgtcctaaaagcgtccgaatgcattttttttgtaatgatcggtattttgcgactttttcgcgaattttttgagcgctcaatacgaaaaagtcacgacaattcgcaaaagtcgtaatggctatgcaaaagtcgcgacaattcacgaaagtcgtaatggctatgcaaaagtcgcgacaattcacgaaagtcataatggctatgaaaaagtcgcgacaattcacgaaagtcgtaatggctatgaaaaagtcgcgacaattcacgcaagtcgtaacggctacgaaaaagttgcgacggtgacgaaaaaatcgcaaaaaatacggaaaagtcgcaaaatgttcgtttccaatccgattttttcccgttcgggattcggattcgtggattagtaaatcagccccatagtcttactaactgagcatgttcaggggtcttggtctcggtgcaggagcaaggcattatgggaactttctttatacagatcagcgttttttttcctatgaggcttctgatcatctgaacaggtgaaatatggggagactactgggcactattgagagaactgaaggtatgcctgcagcttgggattaactctttactagcctctccttctcctttaaaggacaaccaTTCGCGTGTccctatttaaaaaaattaaatgtgaataaagggttttttttgtttggaaaaatgaattttaaacaaTGGCCAAAGTAGGCAAAATTGCTGCTTCCGGTAAAAAGAGTCTGACTTTTTATCAAATCAGAGAATTTAGTAATGAAACCACTGAGCTGCAGTGATGGgcggatctgtcccatttcgcttcgccaataggTGACTTTTTCATGAGTGACAATTTttatgcgtgacaaatttttacaCGGTAACAttcaggggcagattcatcaaagtacgagttcgaatcccgtaaaatttggattggatacgataatttatgATGATCGGAagtgtcacaaaaatgcttacgtatatcgtattggcgatccgaaagtcaaaaatgtttgtatccgaacgatcgtaaacggttggaaaacctttccgactttgatccttctgtgattttggaagcctcccatagggctcaatggcactctgcagctccaacccggcccaaggaaagtctcccatagggctcaatggcactctgaagctccaacccggcccaaggaaagtctcccatagggctcaatggcactctgaagctccaacccagcccaaggaaagtctcccatagggctcaatggcactctgaagctccaacccggcccaaggaaagtctcccatagggctcaatggcactctgcagctccaacccggcccaaggaaagtctcccataggactcaatggcactctgcagctccaacccggcccaaggaaagtctcccatagggctcaatggcactctgcagctccaacctggcccaaggaaagtctcccatagggctcaatggcactctgcagctccaacccggcccaaggaaagtctcccatagggctcaatggcactctgcagctccaacccggcccaaggaaagtctcccatagggctcaatggcactctgcagctccaacccggcccaaggaaagtctcccatagggctcaatggcactctgcagctccaacccggcccaaggaaagtctcccatagggctcaatggcactctgcagctccaacccggcccaaggaaagtctcccatagtgctcaattgcattctgcagctccaacccggcccaaggaaagtctcccatagggctcaatggcactctgtagctccaacctggcccaaggaaagtctcccatagggctcaatggcactctgcagctccaacctggcccaaggaaagtctcccatagggctcaatggcactctgcagctccaacccggcccaaggaaagtctcccatagggctcagtggcactctgcagctccaacccggcccaaggaaagtctcccatagggctcaatggcactctgcagctccaacccggcccaaggaaagtctcccatagggctcaatggcactctgcagctccaacccggcctctGCGGCTTATTTGTGTCGGTGACATTTTTtgtcttggcaaattttttgccgcagtttcacgaaacaattctcTGGTGCCGAGATGCggttcgctgcgaatccatgcctggttaaaaAAACCGCTCATGACTACTGTGTTGATTACATACAAGAAATTCTAATATGTAATGCTGCACACCTACAAAATCTATTCAATATagtgggtgctcactgcaggggtccccaaataataaaaaacttcgttttacatatcaaaaaacccaacgcgtttcgaccCCAATTCAAAAGGAGGGGGGGGTCTTTGTCAAGGACACATATAAAAAGCCTGCTTTTTATATGTGCCCCTGAcgaagaccccccccccctccttttgaaTGGGCGTCGAAATGCGTTGGGTTTTTTGATATGTAAAATGaagtttgtaattttttattatttggatgtgccctgctcctctctTATGATTACATACAAGAGACTGTGTAGCTACTATAGGTTCCTAATTTCCTTAGGGACTTCAGCTGTTCCAATTTCGATATCTAAGGCTGACGGCAACTTTTTGACgaacgcaacatttttttttttttatgagcgtCATTTTtgcgtttcacaaatgtttcgccaggacagattcgctcatcactatgtaaCATTTATATCACGGTATCCTCGCTAGATGAATTGTGTAACTGAGCAACAATgcattttttaatgatattttagggaattttattattatttggggGAAGTGCAATATCCTTCAGGTGACATAATGTTctagggggcatttattaactgcaactttttctggtCAGGCTTTTTGACGCCAACTGAAATCTGTTGAGATCACGAAGAAGCCAATGACAGATTTCCTTTTTacagttggaagatctttctttgctttgtttttttttaaactggcttTTGCGCAACAAGTCAAAAAAGACTCAGTTTTCATGACTTTTCCACAAATTTTTATCGTTCGTGCCAGTTGCGTAACTACTCTGtgttgggcccccctgcaaaaatatcTTCAGAGGGGCAAACTCACCCGGCTCCCCCTGTCCCCTGGGCTCTATATGATACAACTACATATCGTTAAAGAAAGTGATTATGGATTGATAAGtgaaaaatgctaaatttttTTGAATCAGGGAATTTGTTTATAAGGAGGGCAATTATTttatgatgaattcaaaatataCAGAGAGCCTTTTGGTTTctcattttatttctttgtaaGATAATTAATTTATTTCTGAAGTTCAACTTATattaaatatgtacatttttctttcgtatatattataaggaatacAGAGAATAGCGACGAGCGCATTTTTTTGGGCAGGCGCGGATTCTTGGCAAAATTACGCATTTCACAAAACTGTGGACGAAAattcaccatgaaaaaaaaaattgcagagacaaaaaagttggcaaGAAAAAATGTcgccgagacaaaaaagtcgccacaaaaaaaaaaaactttaatacatttgggggctgatttacttatccacgaatccgaatgagaaaaatttggattggaaaacgtacattttgcgattttttcatcgccgttgcgacttttttgtagccgttacaacttgtgcgaattgtcgcgactttttcatagccattatgactttcgtgaattgtcgcgactttttcatggccataatgactttcgtgaattgtcgcgactttttcatagccattacgactttcacgaattgtcgcaactttttcgtattgagcgcttgaaaaatttgcgacaattcgtgaaaaagtcgcaaaataccgatcattacgaaaaaaacgcattcggacgcttttccgacgttcgtggattagaaaatgtgccccttggagtgagaaaaaaagttgcacgcgaAAAATTGACgcacataaaaagttgcctattgacttcaatgcatttcacaaatttttcaccgttttgcattttttttaccagtttcattaatttttgggtgaatcgaaacgggacagatttgctcattactaatagaGAATTGAATATTGGAAAATACATTTTGGGTCTCAAAATAGATGGAGTCAATTTCATGTTACTAGTcacaatagtacaagctagaaccctatatttattctgcagaaagcttttccattcctgagtaacagccctaaaagatccctctgtttgtttaagatagcagctgccattttagcttggtctcagtagcttcctgctgcagctctagctcagtggttcccaaccttcctgatgccgtgaccctttaatacagttcctcatgttgtggtgacccccaaccataaaattacttctaagaccattggaaatatgtgttttccgatggtcttctgtgacccctgtgaaagggtcgtccgacccccacaggttgagaaccgctggtctagctggtagcaaattctgatgggtgggggagcgaattctgatgggagggggagtgaattctgatgggagggggagcgatctctgatgggagggggagtgaattctgataggagggagggggagtgaattctgaggggagggggagcgaattctgaggggagggggagtgaaatctgatgggagggggagcgaattctgaggggagggggagcgaattctgaggggagggggagcagaagaagggaggagagaggagcaaactgagcagactcgtgcccgtgccctgaaggatataTCTGAGAGCAGGaaatctgacacagaagaacatgtgacacaaaagaagacaagaaatc
Coding sequences within it:
- the LOC100498231 gene encoding uncharacterized protein LOC100498231; this translates as MSPVLVSLGLPCLLLFILPPMDRGANGQPDLPTTKNHNLDDQVPYCQKLLEKVFGVDVIKEVLAVNAAATPMPEVKNFDPQIGVKKLPSLKAAKTEEGNTLESNGEANSVSEENNVSLSTEPTVKGKEDPEWGFLDRKKPKNYEQMDINKLLMPNSHKHKHPPKVTTKPTQNKFPNTTTASATTTSATSPALPPVEESTVEESPTFTEALQNQETPEPIEVNTPSPGEGSVNQQAQNARGVAETCQPLQEESLCFNDELLHKIEEKIKDIVNQALSEIMSEVYASGQRRCPT